A genomic window from Brassica oleracea var. oleracea cultivar TO1000 chromosome C8, BOL, whole genome shotgun sequence includes:
- the LOC106308564 gene encoding uncharacterized protein LOC106308564, which translates to MLQMQQTIQNQQQPAQEQAAVNAAREEHGLVQKSTFSGLTSDIPMDHIEAFERICNFSRSNGVPPDYVKCTLFPFSLEGKLLAGCNLSQPVFYDGVSYEFRNTLDSSSNGDFMTQTTPGAFALIENMASSSQNKNKEHDRSKSVNSIDDLTAKVDQLLKGNQSQVFIMEEATPEKSAVQLRSGKQLYEPEKRRFTTAEKGKHKESEQLPADTPSVERNTEPAVGTSSPGPEQPAEAVRPIPEVVPPREYIPKVPYPVPAKATRMDREEMKCRKMLEDLTVRLPLIGAIQMMPSMRSFMKGLISGKISEESEFMTVSKECSAVLQNRQRKKRGDPDKFVLSIQIGKTVFACSLVDLGSSVNLMPYYVSRRLGYTHFKPTKMSLVFVDRSVQSPVGILEDLQVKVGNTSVLADFVVLELEEESKDPLILGRPFLCTVGAIIDVRQGKIDLNLGDIVIQFEMDELLKEPMLDG; encoded by the exons ATGTTGCAGATGCAACAGACCATCCAAAATCAGCAACAACCTGCTCAGGAACAAGCAGCCGTGAACGCAGCGCGAGAAGAGCATG GTCTGGTACAGAAGAGCACGTTCAGCGGCCTCACTTCAGACATTCCAATGGACCACATAGAGGCCTTTGAGAGGATCTGCAATTTCTCTCGCTCTAATGGAGTGCCGCCAGATTATGTCAAATGCACGTTGTTCCCATTCTCTCTTGAAGGGAAACTTCTCGCTGGTTGCAATCTCTCCCAACCG GTGTTCTACGATGGAGTGAGTTATGAGTTCCGAAACACCCTTGACTCTTCTAGTAATGGAGACTTCATGACTCAAACCACACCTGGTGCGTTTGCGTTGATTGAGAACATGGCATCAAGTTCACAGAACAAGAACAAGGAGCATGACCGCTCGAAGAGTGTGAACAGCATAGATGATCTCACTGCGAAGGTGGACCAACTGCTTAAGGGAAACCAAAGCCAAGTGTTCATAATGGAAGAAGCAACTCCTGAGAAGAGTGCCG TTCAACTGAGGAGCGGAAAACAACTTTATGAGCCAGAGAAGAGGAGGTTCACCACGGCTGAGAAAGGGAAGCATAAAGAGTCAGAACAACTACCAGCCGATACCCCGTCAGTTGAGAGGAATACAGAACCAGCAGTTGGAACAAGTTCACCAGGGCCAGAACAACCAGCTGAAGCTGTTCGCCCTATCCCAGAGGTTGTTCCTCCTCGCGAATACATTCCTAAAGTCCCTTACCCTGTTCCAGCAAAGGCCACTCGTATGGACAGAGAGGAGATGAAGTGCAGGAAGATGCTGGAGGACCTAACCGTCCGACTCCCCTTGATTGGTGCGATCCAGATGATGCCCTCCATGCGCAGCTTTATGAAGGGATTGATCTCAGGAAAAATATCAGAGGAGAGCGAATTCATGACAGTTTCCAAGGAGTGCAGCGCAGTGCTTCAGAACAGGCAGAGAAAGAAGCGAGGAGACCCCGACAAGTTCGTCCTCTCTATCCAGATTGGGAAGACAGTTTTTGCATGCTCCTTGGTTGATCTTGGATCCAGCGTGAACCTCATGCCTTACTATGTATCACGACGTCTAGGATACACACATTTCAAACCAACTAAGATGTCCTTAGTGTTCGTGGATAGATCAGTCCAATCCCCAGTTGGTATACTAGAGGATCTCCAAGTAAAAGTCGGAAACACCTCTGTTCTTGCAGACTTCGTTGTTCTGGAGCTGGAAGAAGAGTCTAAGGATCCTCTCATCTTGGGAAGACCATTCCTATGTACTGTTGGAGCCATCATTGATGTGCGACAAGGGAAGATTGATCTGAATCTTGGGGACATAGTCATTCAATTCGAGATGGATGAGCTACTAAAAGAGCCGATGTTAGATGGGTAG
- the LOC106308131 gene encoding LOW QUALITY PROTEIN: alkaline/neutral invertase CINV1 (The sequence of the model RefSeq protein was modified relative to this genomic sequence to represent the inferred CDS: inserted 2 bases in 1 codon; deleted 1 base in 1 codon) — protein sequence MEPLGLRAVGSHCSLSEMDDLDLTRALDKPRLKIERKRSFDERSMSELSAGYGRHDGVHDSPRGRSVLDTPLSSARNCFEPHPMMAEAWEALRRSMVFFRGHPVGTLAAVDNTTDEVLNYDQVFVRDFVPSALAFLMNGESDIVKHFLLKTLQLQDSEKRVDRFKFGKGVMPASFKVRHDPVREMDHLVADFGETAIGRVAPVDSGFWWIILLRAYXKSTGDLTLSETPECQKGIKLILSLCLAEVFDTFPTLLCADGCSMIDRRMGVYGYPIEIQALFYMALRCALSMLKPDGDGRECIEQITKRLHALSFHMRNYFWLDYQQLNDIYRYKTEEYSHTAVTRFNVMPDSIPDWVFDFMPLRGGYFVGNVGPAHMDFRWFALGNCVSILSSLATPDQSMAIMDLLEHRWAELVGEMPLKICYPCLEGHEWRIITGCDPKNTRWSYHNGGSWPVLLWQLTAACIKTGRPQIARRAVDLIESRLHRDCWPEYYDGKLGRSVGKQARKYQTWSIAGYLVAKMLLEDPSHIGMISLEEDKLMKPVIKRSASWPQL from the exons ATGGAGCCACTTGGACTAAGAGCTGTTGGTTCACACTGCTCTCTATCGGAGATGGACGATCTTGATCTGACTCGAGCGTTGGACAAACCGAGGTTGAAGATCGAACGGAAGAGATCTTTTGATGAGAGGTCAATGAGTGAACTATCAGCTGGTTACGGTAGACACGACGGTGTGCACGATTCTCCAAGAGGCAGGTCGGTGCTCGACACCCCTCTCTCTTCTGCTAGAAACTGCTTTGAGCCTCATCCGATGATGGCTGAGGCTTGGGAGGCCCTAAGGAGGTCAATGGTATTCTTCCGTGGTCATCCTGTTGGTACTCTCGCAGCTGTCGATAATACTACCGACGAGGTCTTAAACTACGACCAG GTGTTTGTGCGCGATTTTGTGCCGAGTGCACTGGCGTTTCTGATGAATGGAGAATCGGACATAGTGAAACACTTCTTGCTCAAGACACTTCAGCTTCAAGACTCTGAGAAGCGTGTGGACCGGTTCAAGTTCGGGAAAGGTGTGATGCCTGCAAGCTTCAAGGTGCGTCACGATCCTGTCCGAGAAATGGACCACCTCGTTGCAGATTTTGGTGAAACCGCCATCGGACGAGTGGCCCCTGTTGACTCAGGGTTCTGGTGGATTATTCTTCTCCGTGCTTA CAAGTCTACAGGAGATTTGACTCTCTCGGAGACACCCGAGTGTCAAAAAGGAATTAAACTGATCCTCTCTTTGTGCTTAGCTGAAGTGTTCGACACGTTTCCTACGCTTCTTTGTGCGGATGGATGTTCCATGATTGATCGAAGAATG GGTGTTTATGGGTATCCAATTGAGATCCAAGCGTTGTTCTACATGGCTCTGAGATGTGCCTTGTCGATGCTAAAGCCTGACGGAGATGGCAGAGAGTGCATTGAGCAGATCACTAAGCGACTTCACGCTTTAAGC TTCCATATGCGCAATTACTTCTGGCTTGATTACCAGCAGCTCAATGACATTTACAG GTACAAGACTGAGGAATACTCACACACCGCGGTGACTAGGTTCAATGTAATGCCGGACTCCATACCAGATTGGGTTTTTGACTTCATGCCTCTCCGGGGAGGCTACTTTGTGGGCAATGTAGGACCTGCCCATATGGACTTCCGGTGGTTTGCACTCGGCAACTGCGTCTCCATACTCTCGTCCTTGGCAACTCCAGATCAGTCCATGGCCATTATGGACCTTCTTGAGCACAGGTGGGCTGAGCTTGTAGGCGAGATGCCGCTCAAGATTTGTTATCCTTGCCTCGAGGGCCACGAGTGGCGCATCATCACTGGCTGTGACCCCAAGAACACTCGGTGGAGCTACCACAACGGAGGTTCTTGGCCAG TTTTGCTGTGGCAGCTAACGGCAGCGTGCATCAAAACAGGAAGACCGCAGATCGCAAGACGTGCGGTTGACCTCATAGAATCGCGTCTTCACAGAGACTGTTGGCCAGAGTATTACGACGGCAAGCTCGGGAGGTCCGTGGGAAAGCAGGCTAGGAAGTACCAGACCTGGTCAATAGCTGGTTACTTAGTGGCTAAAATGTTGCTAGAAGATCCTTCACACATCGGTATGATATCTCTCGAAGAAGACAAACTCATGAAACCAGTTATCAAGCGATCTGCGTCTTGGCCGCAACTTTGA